The following coding sequences are from one Wenzhouxiangella sp. AB-CW3 window:
- a CDS encoding glycine zipper 2TM domain-containing protein, which translates to MKPRIVVSGLVLACVFFLAACATPHGPREETGMVIGGILGGVLGSQVGSGRGRGVATLAGMMAGGAIGGAIGRTMDDVDRMKMATTLETTRTGVASEWENPDTGYYYRMEPTRTYESPEGPCREYTLDAQIGGQTEQVYGTACRQADGSWKILD; encoded by the coding sequence ATGAAACCCAGGATTGTCGTATCCGGACTGGTTCTTGCCTGTGTCTTCTTTCTTGCTGCTTGCGCAACACCCCACGGCCCGCGCGAGGAAACCGGCATGGTCATCGGCGGTATTCTCGGTGGTGTGCTCGGCTCCCAGGTCGGAAGTGGCCGTGGACGCGGCGTGGCGACCCTGGCCGGGATGATGGCAGGCGGCGCGATTGGTGGCGCCATCGGCCGCACCATGGATGATGTGGATCGGATGAAGATGGCAACCACGCTGGAAACCACACGCACCGGCGTGGCATCGGAATGGGAGAACCCGGACACCGGCTATTACTATCGCATGGAGCCGACCAGGACCTATGAATCACCCGAGGGCCCGTGTCGCGAGTATACGCTGGATGCCCAGATCGGCGGGCAGACCGAACAGGTTTACGGTACGGCCTGCCGACAGGCCGACGGCAGCTGGAAAATCCTGGACTGA
- the pgsC gene encoding poly-gamma-glutamate biosynthesis protein PgsC, giving the protein MIALNLLAVAIGIGLFFTLLLSQAFGLAAGGLVVPGYMALQLMNPFNVAITLLTALATFAVVRLASGYVVIYGRRLTILMILTGYLLAGAVDLLIGGFLAWTDLEMVGEPGDAEAKLTAMESQLAVAMMELRIIGYIIPGLIAIWFDRQGVLQTLCGLAVTAVLVRLSLIAFMPETLAAFEAAQRSPIPGW; this is encoded by the coding sequence GTGATTGCGCTCAATCTCCTGGCGGTGGCCATCGGCATCGGCCTGTTCTTTACCCTGCTGCTCAGCCAGGCGTTCGGGCTGGCCGCCGGCGGGCTGGTGGTGCCGGGCTACATGGCCCTGCAGTTGATGAACCCGTTCAACGTCGCCATCACGCTGCTGACCGCGCTGGCCACGTTTGCCGTGGTGCGACTGGCCTCGGGTTATGTGGTGATCTACGGGCGGCGGCTTACCATCCTGATGATTCTGACCGGCTACCTGCTGGCTGGCGCGGTGGATCTGCTGATCGGCGGATTTCTGGCCTGGACGGACCTGGAAATGGTGGGTGAGCCGGGGGATGCCGAGGCCAAACTGACGGCAATGGAGTCGCAGCTTGCCGTGGCGATGATGGAGCTGCGCATCATCGGCTACATCATTCCCGGCCTGATCGCCATCTGGTTCGATCGCCAGGGCGTGTTGCAGACCCTGTGCGGGCTGGCGGTGACCGCCGTACTGGTCCGCCTGAGCCTGATCGCATTCATGCCCGAGACGCTGGCGGCCTTCGAGGCGGCCCAGCGCAGTCCCATCCCCGGCTGGTAA
- a CDS encoding alpha/beta hydrolase family protein, producing MPRFISVLLLPILCVFVLSPLAADESDVLAAEALLQYETAGDPQVSPDGSQIVYTRRWVDDRKDRWQTALWVMDADGERQRFLAEGSSPRWSPDGTRILYLAEDDEESTQLFVRWMDAEGATSQITRLDERPRDPQWTPDGKQIVFGALVPEPTTWEVSMPSPPSGASWTEGPRVIDDLHYRQDFQGFMDRGFMHLFQVSANGGAVRQLTSGEWNVGSRFDGLVGSVNFSFTPDGQSIVFDGWKGDWDSVYRRSHLYALDRASGDIRQITEEVGFWTNPVVSPDGRRVAFLGYPDQPDTYSQPYLHVIDLDGSNKRNLTEDLDRLVSNVHWASDSRGVYAVVTHHGTRNIRHIPLSGAIRDITDGHHLVSLTSVADVRRPFGVGVRTGPQSPPDVVSFRLREGSQINQLTNLNDELFSTIELAEVEEFWTQSADGTDIHGWVVKPPNFDPEKQYPLLMEIHGGPFADYTAGFNFNYQVWAGMGYLVLYTNPRGSTSYGEEFARGINFRYPGVDHEDLMAFVDEMVDRDWVDTSRKYVGGCSGGGVLSSWMIGHTDRFAAAAVRCPVTNWMSMFGTTDIPFFTQSFFKEPFWEDPTRWLEQSPIMYVGNVTTPTLLMTGELDLRTPMTQTEEYFAALKVLDVPVRMLRFREEFHGTGRTRPSNAIRTLLYMDDWYSQWQRVDGEAVKSEQ from the coding sequence ATGCCCCGTTTTATTTCAGTTCTTCTTCTGCCTATTCTGTGTGTTTTTGTGCTGTCGCCGCTGGCAGCCGATGAAAGTGATGTGCTCGCCGCCGAGGCGCTGCTGCAGTACGAAACCGCGGGTGATCCCCAGGTCTCGCCCGACGGCAGCCAGATCGTCTATACCCGCCGCTGGGTCGACGATCGCAAGGATCGCTGGCAAACGGCCCTGTGGGTCATGGATGCCGATGGCGAGCGCCAGCGCTTTCTTGCCGAGGGCAGCTCTCCGCGCTGGTCACCGGACGGGACCCGTATTCTCTACCTGGCCGAAGACGATGAGGAGTCGACCCAGCTCTTCGTCCGCTGGATGGATGCAGAAGGCGCTACCAGCCAGATCACGCGGTTGGATGAACGCCCCCGCGATCCGCAATGGACCCCGGACGGCAAGCAAATCGTATTCGGCGCCCTGGTGCCCGAACCCACGACATGGGAAGTCTCCATGCCGTCGCCACCATCGGGCGCCTCCTGGACCGAAGGGCCGCGAGTCATCGATGATCTGCACTACCGCCAGGATTTCCAGGGCTTCATGGACCGTGGCTTCATGCATCTGTTCCAGGTCTCGGCCAACGGCGGCGCTGTCCGTCAGCTCACCAGTGGCGAGTGGAACGTCGGCTCTCGCTTCGATGGATTGGTCGGCTCGGTCAATTTCTCGTTTACCCCGGATGGCCAGAGCATCGTCTTCGACGGCTGGAAGGGTGACTGGGATTCCGTGTATCGCCGCTCCCACCTGTACGCGCTGGACCGGGCGTCGGGAGATATTCGGCAAATCACCGAGGAAGTCGGCTTCTGGACCAACCCGGTAGTTTCCCCGGACGGCCGCCGAGTTGCCTTCCTGGGCTATCCGGACCAGCCCGACACCTATTCGCAGCCCTACCTTCACGTGATCGACCTGGACGGCTCGAACAAGCGCAATCTGACCGAGGACCTCGATCGGCTGGTCAGCAATGTGCACTGGGCTTCCGACAGCAGGGGAGTGTACGCAGTCGTCACCCATCACGGCACTCGCAATATTCGCCATATCCCCCTGTCCGGAGCCATTCGAGACATTACCGACGGCCATCACCTGGTTTCCCTGACTTCGGTGGCCGATGTACGTCGACCCTTTGGGGTCGGTGTTCGAACCGGCCCGCAATCACCGCCGGATGTCGTGAGCTTCAGACTGCGTGAAGGTTCGCAGATCAATCAGCTTACAAACCTGAATGACGAACTGTTCAGCACCATTGAACTGGCCGAAGTGGAAGAATTCTGGACCCAGTCGGCTGACGGCACGGATATTCACGGCTGGGTGGTCAAGCCCCCCAATTTCGATCCGGAAAAGCAGTACCCGCTACTGATGGAGATACACGGCGGTCCCTTCGCCGACTACACCGCCGGCTTCAACTTCAACTACCAGGTCTGGGCCGGCATGGGATACCTGGTGCTCTACACCAACCCGCGGGGCTCAACCAGCTACGGTGAAGAGTTCGCCCGTGGAATCAACTTCCGCTACCCCGGCGTCGACCATGAAGACCTGATGGCCTTCGTCGACGAAATGGTTGATCGCGACTGGGTCGACACCAGCCGCAAGTATGTCGGTGGCTGCTCGGGCGGGGGCGTGCTGTCGAGCTGGATGATTGGCCATACCGATCGCTTCGCCGCCGCCGCGGTTCGCTGTCCGGTCACCAACTGGATGAGCATGTTCGGCACGACCGACATCCCGTTCTTTACCCAGAGTTTCTTCAAGGAACCTTTCTGGGAAGACCCAACCCGCTGGCTCGAACAATCGCCGATCATGTATGTCGGCAACGTGACCACGCCAACCCTGCTCATGACCGGCGAGCTCGACCTGCGCACACCGATGACCCAGACCGAGGAATACTTTGCCGCGCTCAAGGTCCTCGACGTGCCCGTGAGAATGCTGCGCTTCCGCGAAGAGTTTCATGGCACGGGAAGGACCCGTCCCTCCAACGCCATCCGCACGCTGCTCTACATGGACGACTGGTACAGCCAATGGCAACGCGTCGATGGCGAAGCGGTAAAGTCCGAGCAGTAA
- a CDS encoding EAL domain-containing protein → MPYDSRAPSPAPGNWEYPFSRHALRASVSVSPWLAIAIILALLLASWLLVYWSGGAAQMVPHWYYIPILFAATRFGPLAALIVSVVSAILAGPLTFESVALGTFQETDKWLTRAGFFIGIGQISGWLLAPAVRPLSEEIHFRNAELRLRHALARDEFFLVYQPIHSTGKQRFVGVEALLRWRHPKRGVLSPVHFMDVAEDCSLIHDLSDFVIDSACRQAAAWQQQAEAAGAEPWFVAINLSARDLERPELARRIADTLEQYKLPAHLLHIELTEGVLAMEGAAFTLRQLKNLGVVLAIDDFGTGWSSLSYLNRFTVDTLKIDRSLISDLGPSKESQALARGVVALARSLGLPTVAEGLETEEQLAIGTQLGFDHLQGYFFSRPQPAECIPAMFNLQGDLSPEIEPDPEFQEVEPGPGSK, encoded by the coding sequence ATGCCTTACGATTCCCGTGCCCCTTCCCCTGCTCCGGGCAACTGGGAGTATCCTTTTTCGCGCCATGCACTGCGGGCGTCCGTTTCCGTTTCGCCATGGCTGGCGATCGCCATCATCTTGGCCTTGCTGCTGGCCTCCTGGCTGCTGGTCTACTGGTCCGGTGGCGCGGCGCAGATGGTTCCACATTGGTATTACATTCCGATACTTTTCGCGGCCACGCGCTTCGGGCCGTTGGCAGCACTGATCGTCAGTGTTGTCTCCGCCATTCTGGCCGGGCCACTGACTTTCGAGTCGGTTGCCCTGGGGACTTTCCAGGAGACGGACAAGTGGCTCACTCGAGCCGGTTTCTTCATCGGTATCGGGCAGATCAGTGGCTGGCTGCTGGCGCCGGCTGTTCGTCCACTGTCAGAAGAGATTCATTTCAGGAACGCCGAGCTTCGCCTTCGGCATGCCCTGGCCCGAGACGAGTTCTTTCTGGTCTACCAACCAATACACTCCACCGGCAAGCAGCGCTTTGTGGGTGTCGAAGCCTTGCTGCGCTGGAGACATCCCAAACGTGGGGTGCTGTCGCCGGTGCATTTCATGGACGTAGCCGAAGACTGCAGCCTGATTCATGACCTGTCGGATTTCGTCATCGACAGCGCCTGCCGGCAAGCGGCTGCCTGGCAACAACAGGCCGAGGCAGCGGGTGCCGAGCCGTGGTTTGTGGCCATCAACCTTTCGGCGCGCGATCTAGAGCGTCCGGAACTTGCCCGTCGCATTGCCGATACCCTTGAACAGTACAAGCTGCCGGCACATCTGCTGCACATCGAGCTTACCGAGGGTGTGCTGGCCATGGAGGGAGCGGCATTTACTCTTCGCCAACTGAAGAACCTGGGGGTGGTTCTGGCCATTGATGACTTTGGAACAGGGTGGTCGTCCCTGTCTTATCTGAACCGATTCACCGTCGACACACTCAAGATCGACCGCAGTCTGATCAGCGATCTGGGCCCATCGAAAGAAAGCCAGGCGCTGGCACGTGGCGTGGTGGCGCTGGCCCGCTCACTGGGACTGCCCACCGTGGCCGAAGGCCTGGAAACCGAGGAACAACTGGCCATAGGCACTCAACTGGGGTTCGACCACCTGCAAGGCTATTTCTTTTCGCGCCCGCAACCGGCCGAGTGCATTCCCGCAATGTTCAATCTTCAAGGGGATCTGTCACCGGAGATAGAGCCCGATCCTGAGTTTCAGGAAGTCGAGCCGGGACCGGGCAGCAAGTGA
- a CDS encoding BrnA antitoxin family protein codes for MRKEYDFSKGKRGPAIQSSGKTRITIMLDDDIIETFRKRAEARGIGYQTAINEALRAALNDENVPLTAGKLREILRQELHHAD; via the coding sequence ATGCGTAAAGAGTATGACTTCAGTAAAGGGAAACGTGGTCCGGCCATCCAATCCTCCGGAAAGACCCGCATCACCATCATGCTGGATGACGACATCATCGAAACCTTTCGAAAGCGTGCGGAAGCCAGGGGCATCGGATACCAGACAGCGATCAACGAGGCGCTTCGGGCTGCACTCAATGATGAGAATGTACCCCTGACTGCCGGCAAGCTGAGAGAGATCCTCCGCCAGGAACTGCATCACGCCGACTAA
- a CDS encoding alpha/beta hydrolase family protein, with protein MTRLLPVLFSALFLASGVCGATPDPDESEAAVKPVGMTERDFTDPERTEWGGDEQRPLRTTVWYPTDATQDSFEVTVGNPEDPLFVAGRAQGNPSLSESEDRYPLVLLSHGTGGAGIHLMWLATVLAENGYIVAAVNHHGNTSAGENYAPEGFLLWWERTRDLSAVLDHLLEDSEFADRIDPMRVGAAGFSLGGYTVISLAGGLTSLEAFEAFCDGPERDATCDPQEEFPGAPSAMAEVLNEPHVQESLAEHDSSFRDDRFAAVYAIAPALGGAFTELGLMPIVIPVGILGAANDDIAPVETNARHFADHIEGAELHVLEDAGHYSFLSRCTDSGRERLGMFCRDGGGSRDDIHQNAADRVVRFFDQHMN; from the coding sequence ATGACCCGATTGCTGCCAGTCCTGTTCTCCGCACTGTTCCTGGCCAGCGGTGTGTGTGGCGCGACGCCGGATCCAGACGAGTCGGAAGCGGCGGTCAAGCCGGTGGGCATGACCGAGCGCGATTTCACCGACCCGGAGCGAACCGAATGGGGCGGCGATGAGCAGCGCCCCTTGAGAACCACGGTCTGGTATCCGACCGATGCCACCCAGGACAGCTTCGAGGTCACCGTCGGCAACCCGGAAGACCCGCTGTTCGTCGCTGGTCGGGCACAGGGCAATCCGTCCTTGTCCGAGTCCGAGGATCGTTACCCCCTGGTGTTGCTATCACATGGCACGGGCGGGGCCGGTATTCACCTGATGTGGCTGGCCACGGTTCTGGCCGAGAATGGCTACATCGTTGCCGCCGTCAACCATCACGGCAATACCTCTGCCGGCGAGAACTACGCACCGGAAGGCTTTTTGCTCTGGTGGGAGCGAACCCGCGACCTGTCGGCGGTACTCGACCACCTGCTGGAAGACTCCGAATTTGCCGACCGCATCGACCCCATGCGCGTCGGAGCAGCCGGGTTTTCCCTGGGTGGATATACCGTCATCTCCCTGGCCGGTGGCCTGACCAGCCTGGAGGCTTTCGAGGCATTCTGTGACGGGCCCGAGCGCGACGCCACCTGCGACCCCCAGGAGGAATTCCCCGGCGCCCCCTCGGCCATGGCGGAGGTGCTGAATGAACCACACGTTCAGGAGTCGCTGGCCGAACACGACTCTTCTTTTCGCGATGATCGTTTTGCCGCCGTGTATGCCATCGCTCCGGCCTTGGGCGGCGCCTTTACCGAATTGGGCCTGATGCCGATCGTCATCCCCGTTGGCATCCTGGGCGCGGCCAATGACGACATCGCACCGGTGGAAACCAACGCCCGACACTTCGCCGACCACATCGAAGGTGCCGAACTCCATGTCCTGGAAGATGCGGGGCATTACAGCTTCCTGTCCCGCTGTACCGACAGCGGCCGCGAACGACTGGGCATGTTCTGTCGCGATGGTGGCGGCAGCCGTGACGATATCCATCAGAATGCGGCCGATAGGGTAGTGCGATTCTTTGATCAGCACATGAACTGA
- a CDS encoding type II toxin-antitoxin system HicA family toxin — translation MPPKVRELIKSLKQAGFEDRGGKGSHRNFIHPNVSKPVTISGKLGDDAKKYQIRAVEKAVQEAKK, via the coding sequence GTGCCACCAAAAGTCAGGGAGCTGATTAAATCTCTCAAACAGGCGGGCTTCGAAGATCGCGGCGGCAAGGGGAGCCACCGGAATTTCATCCACCCGAATGTGTCGAAGCCTGTAACGATTTCTGGCAAACTCGGAGATGATGCCAAAAAGTACCAGATTCGGGCCGTAGAAAAAGCGGTCCAGGAGGCCAAGAAATGA
- a CDS encoding Hsp20 family protein: protein MYPEDHKPAESAQAHSPEKRGRAGVSGVRGLNQAWSPPVDIIRDDNEYIVECDLPGLALGQIEVVLDRDMLMIQGLRTTGSERTERCERQERFSGRFLRSFRLPTDCRPGASTISLDAGVLVVRLHRVSRTEGASIPGGFQAMGTLPLLSDSLRHRFDSAWQPPVDLTGSDTCYHAVIEMPGVRPADVLVLAVGRTLVVRTVRHRPLLHQHGMPHRQERFFGAIDLRMTLPPDAAAHAFSWTLERGTLNLAVPRRLVY from the coding sequence ATGTATCCCGAAGATCATAAACCTGCAGAATCAGCACAAGCCCATAGCCCCGAAAAGCGAGGCCGGGCTGGCGTCAGCGGTGTACGCGGTCTGAATCAGGCCTGGTCTCCGCCCGTCGATATCATCCGTGACGACAATGAGTACATTGTCGAGTGCGATTTGCCCGGGCTGGCCCTGGGGCAGATCGAGGTGGTGCTTGACCGCGATATGCTCATGATACAAGGCCTAAGAACCACCGGCAGCGAGCGGACCGAACGCTGTGAGCGCCAGGAACGCTTTTCCGGCCGCTTTCTGAGAAGTTTCAGGCTGCCGACCGACTGTAGACCGGGAGCTTCCACGATCAGCCTGGATGCCGGCGTGCTGGTTGTCAGACTTCACCGGGTCAGCAGAACGGAGGGTGCCTCGATTCCTGGCGGCTTCCAGGCAATGGGCACTCTGCCTCTGTTATCAGATTCTTTACGTCACCGCTTTGATTCGGCCTGGCAACCGCCCGTCGATCTGACCGGCTCGGACACGTGCTACCACGCGGTGATTGAAATGCCAGGGGTGCGCCCAGCCGACGTGCTGGTTCTGGCGGTCGGCCGCACCCTCGTGGTGCGCACGGTCCGCCATCGTCCCCTGTTGCACCAGCATGGCATGCCGCATCGCCAGGAGCGCTTCTTCGGCGCCATCGATCTGCGGATGACCTTGCCCCCGGATGCTGCGGCTCATGCGTTTTCCTGGACCCTGGAGCGCGGCACCCTGAACCTGGCAGTGCCTCGCCGACTGGTATACTAA
- a CDS encoding BrnT family toxin — protein sequence MEIEFDPEKAASNLRKHSVSFAHAEQALRDPLGITIEDPDSEAEPRFVTLGADSLGRVLVVVHTPREDRVRIISARKASPSEARNYHA from the coding sequence ATGGAGATCGAATTCGATCCCGAAAAGGCGGCCTCTAATCTGCGCAAGCACAGCGTCAGCTTTGCGCATGCCGAACAAGCGCTCCGCGATCCCCTTGGCATAACCATTGAGGATCCGGACTCCGAAGCTGAGCCCCGATTTGTCACACTGGGCGCCGATTCTCTGGGTCGCGTTCTGGTCGTGGTTCACACACCGCGGGAAGATCGAGTCCGAATCATTTCTGCGCGTAAAGCCAGCCCAAGCGAGGCGAGAAATTACCATGCGTAA
- the pgsW gene encoding poly-gamma-glutamate system protein, with product MSKFTRIYWRSSRVPAWGLVCLAVAALLALVIAEFVQKRDPVVEAAYAEMVAASRAMRDGIEVIRPARGQVLPINPEFDPQRSGLIGVASSMVTTTRGGRQAKQTTINPNWGAVAVKLMRQAGVEEGDTVAVTVSGSFPALNLAVYAALEAIGAEPIIIASASSSQWGANVPDMLWLDMEELLRQEGVISLRPVAISVGGAEDRGTDLLPEGVEHIRSRINASGIPLLDPGGYAEAVADRIALFREQADGRPIKAFINVGGGATIVGPPGIDRHFSSGLSRAAPARAHAVETVMGYFLREGVPAIHFIGISNMAQRHGLPIAPEEAVSVGSGGIYTAGTYRRGLAVFLGLLLIGLTWLMVHSAGITSFFGGRQDSEGSRRPMV from the coding sequence ATGAGCAAGTTCACGAGAATCTACTGGCGTTCGTCCCGTGTTCCGGCCTGGGGCCTGGTGTGCCTGGCGGTTGCTGCCTTGCTGGCGCTGGTCATTGCCGAGTTCGTGCAGAAGCGCGACCCGGTGGTGGAAGCCGCCTATGCCGAGATGGTGGCGGCCTCGCGCGCGATGCGCGACGGCATCGAGGTGATTCGCCCGGCGCGCGGGCAGGTGCTGCCGATCAACCCGGAGTTCGACCCGCAACGCTCGGGGCTGATTGGCGTGGCCTCGAGCATGGTCACCACCACGCGCGGTGGTCGGCAGGCCAAGCAGACCACCATCAATCCCAACTGGGGTGCGGTGGCGGTCAAGTTGATGCGCCAGGCCGGGGTGGAAGAAGGCGACACGGTGGCGGTGACCGTTTCCGGTTCGTTTCCGGCATTGAACCTGGCCGTCTATGCCGCGCTGGAAGCGATCGGGGCCGAGCCCATCATCATCGCCTCGGCCTCGTCCTCGCAGTGGGGCGCCAACGTGCCCGACATGCTGTGGCTGGACATGGAAGAGCTGCTTCGCCAGGAAGGCGTGATTTCCCTGCGCCCGGTAGCCATCTCGGTGGGCGGCGCGGAAGACCGGGGCACCGACCTGTTGCCCGAAGGCGTGGAGCATATTCGCTCACGCATCAACGCCTCCGGCATTCCCCTGCTCGACCCGGGCGGCTACGCCGAGGCGGTGGCCGATCGCATCGCCCTGTTTCGCGAGCAGGCCGACGGCCGGCCGATCAAGGCATTCATCAATGTCGGCGGCGGCGCCACCATTGTCGGACCGCCGGGCATCGACCGGCATTTTTCCTCCGGGCTGTCGCGCGCGGCACCGGCCCGCGCGCATGCCGTGGAAACGGTGATGGGATATTTCCTGCGCGAAGGCGTGCCCGCGATTCACTTCATCGGCATCAGCAACATGGCCCAGCGTCATGGATTGCCCATCGCGCCGGAAGAGGCGGTGTCGGTGGGCAGTGGCGGCATTTACACCGCCGGCACCTACCGCCGCGGCCTGGCGGTGTTTCTGGGGCTTTTGCTGATCGGCCTGACCTGGCTGATGGTTCACTCCGCCGGCATCACCAGCTTTTTCGGGGGGCGGCAGGATTCGGAGGGCAGCCGGCGGCCGATGGTTTGA
- the pgsB gene encoding poly-gamma-glutamate synthase PgsB has translation MAALFVGWLLDFLPAVGWWGESGALALDGCGMAIPPMLLFLLVLWLVLLGLGLLEAARHRRVLRRIPVRIHVNGTRGKTSVTRLIAAGLRAGGKRVCAKTTGSSAALVDPDGREFPLYRPSGANIIEQMRIMWRMLEFDPEVAVVECMALQPQYQSLTELKMVRATHGVITNARADHLEVMGPAEEDVALALAGSVPVGGDLFTAERDLLSVFETACADRGSRLHGVDEDDVASVDESQLARFHYSEHAENVALALKVCESLGVDRDTALEGMVALPPESGAMRVLHGQFFERDIVFVNAFAANDPESTGRIWEQMVERHGEGRRRVALVNCRADRPHRSRQMAQAMPQWAAADRYILMGSGTLLFARMAVKHGMSPDRMIVAENVSLLDITETILEHCGRKSLVVGMCNIHGGGEAVARYFHNRAKKEEDL, from the coding sequence ATGGCTGCCCTGTTTGTCGGGTGGCTGTTGGATTTCTTGCCGGCGGTCGGCTGGTGGGGGGAGTCGGGCGCTTTGGCGCTGGACGGGTGTGGTATGGCTATTCCACCGATGTTGTTGTTCCTGCTGGTGCTGTGGCTGGTGTTGCTGGGGCTGGGTTTGCTGGAGGCGGCGCGGCATCGGCGGGTGTTGCGGCGGATTCCGGTGCGCATTCATGTCAACGGCACGCGCGGCAAGACCAGTGTGACGCGGTTGATTGCCGCAGGGCTGCGCGCCGGGGGCAAGCGCGTGTGTGCCAAGACCACGGGTTCTTCTGCGGCGCTGGTCGATCCGGACGGGCGCGAGTTCCCGCTCTACCGGCCCAGCGGGGCCAACATCATCGAGCAGATGCGCATCATGTGGCGCATGCTGGAGTTCGACCCGGAAGTGGCGGTGGTCGAATGCATGGCGTTGCAGCCGCAGTATCAGTCGCTGACCGAGTTGAAAATGGTGCGCGCCACCCACGGGGTGATTACCAATGCCCGGGCCGATCACCTGGAAGTGATGGGGCCGGCCGAAGAGGACGTTGCGCTGGCGCTGGCCGGTTCGGTGCCGGTGGGAGGTGATCTGTTTACGGCCGAGCGCGACTTGCTGTCGGTGTTCGAGACCGCCTGCGCGGATCGCGGCAGTCGGCTGCACGGGGTGGACGAAGACGATGTGGCCTCGGTGGATGAGTCGCAGCTTGCCCGTTTTCACTACAGCGAGCATGCCGAGAACGTGGCTCTGGCGCTGAAGGTATGCGAGAGCCTGGGCGTGGACCGGGACACGGCGCTGGAGGGCATGGTGGCGTTGCCGCCGGAATCGGGCGCGATGCGGGTGCTGCACGGGCAGTTCTTCGAGCGCGACATCGTGTTCGTCAATGCCTTTGCCGCCAACGACCCGGAATCGACCGGACGCATCTGGGAGCAGATGGTGGAGCGCCATGGCGAGGGGCGACGGCGGGTGGCGCTGGTCAACTGCCGGGCCGACCGGCCGCATCGTTCGCGCCAGATGGCCCAGGCCATGCCGCAATGGGCGGCGGCCGATCGCTATATTCTGATGGGTTCGGGCACGCTGCTGTTCGCGCGCATGGCGGTCAAGCACGGCATGTCGCCCGATCGCATGATCGTGGCCGAGAACGTCTCTCTGCTCGATATCACCGAAACCATACTCGAACACTGCGGCAGGAAGTCGCTGGTGGTGGGCATGTGCAATATCCACGGCGGCGGCGAGGCAGTGGCGCGCTACTTCCACAACCGCGCGAAGAAGGAGGAAGACCTGTGA